A single window of Providencia alcalifaciens DNA harbors:
- a CDS encoding DinI-like family protein — MLRIEVLFDKNSPQKPSSLVLQALESEILRKLQSQYPDMVTRVGFSSQQAINISGTKIAGDKLRIEEILEEIWMDDGWLPEANTDD; from the coding sequence ATGTTACGCATCGAAGTGTTATTTGATAAGAATTCACCGCAAAAACCAAGTAGCTTGGTTTTACAAGCTTTAGAGTCTGAGATTTTACGCAAGCTACAGTCACAGTACCCTGATATGGTCACTCGAGTAGGCTTTAGCTCTCAGCAGGCGATTAATATTTCAGGAACGAAGATTGCGGGTGACAAATTACGCATTGAAGAGATCTTAGAAGAAATTTGGATGGATGACGGCTGGCTACCTGAAGCAAATACCGATGACTAA
- a CDS encoding DUF3304 domain-containing protein, whose translation MPEINHFRSFVLHGTITTILYALVLILSGCSLADRKNQPMAAGLSGFNHTQGSITSFSVNGSSASVGGVQCCVLLPAKWAPGLHARIKWESLDKSKLSPMPKFSQVEAYKRWEAELERYSTQHEVSVPIPEYDSKTACGLAVHFLPCNQVKVTTSCKSYGSDDYPINEPVDMKEPAVCPK comes from the coding sequence ATGCCCGAAATAAATCACTTTCGTTCATTTGTCCTACACGGAACGATTACCACCATTCTATATGCGCTGGTTTTAATACTATCGGGTTGCTCTCTCGCTGATCGCAAAAACCAGCCCATGGCAGCGGGTTTAAGTGGCTTTAACCATACACAAGGCAGTATTACTTCATTTTCGGTGAATGGCTCAAGTGCCAGCGTCGGTGGCGTTCAATGCTGCGTTCTACTCCCCGCTAAATGGGCTCCCGGTCTTCACGCCAGAATAAAATGGGAAAGTTTGGATAAAAGTAAACTGTCGCCAATGCCTAAATTTAGTCAAGTAGAAGCCTATAAGCGGTGGGAGGCGGAACTAGAACGCTACAGTACCCAACATGAAGTCAGTGTGCCGATCCCAGAATATGACAGTAAAACGGCCTGCGGCTTAGCTGTACATTTTTTGCCTTGCAACCAAGTTAAAGTGACCACATCTTGTAAAAGCTATGGTTCTGATGATTACCCCATTAACGAACCGGTTGATATGAAGGAGCCTGCCGTATGTCCGAAATAA
- a CDS encoding DUF1345 domain-containing protein, which yields MLRCAARITHQLRHAFHSRPRFLVSLIVAFITFFALFKTQSLIINLIISWNAFAWCYLLFLFQRIISHNVKDIRKLTKIEDESASMVIFFLMSGCCVSLLVLFFALGGHSDIPKADKIYSYILTASTLISSWLLLPTGFTMHYAHLYYGNSENEKPWLIFPDKITQPSYSDFMYFSFTIAVASQTADVEVASTPMRRAVLLQSVISFVFNMAILGLCINISASFF from the coding sequence ATGCTTCGCTGTGCTGCTCGCATCACCCACCAGCTACGTCATGCATTTCATTCTCGGCCGCGTTTTTTGGTCTCGCTTATTGTTGCTTTCATCACTTTCTTCGCTTTATTTAAAACACAAAGTCTGATTATTAACTTAATTATCAGTTGGAACGCATTTGCGTGGTGCTATTTACTGTTTCTGTTCCAGAGAATTATTAGCCACAATGTGAAAGACATTCGCAAGCTGACGAAAATCGAAGATGAAAGCGCAAGCATGGTAATATTTTTCTTAATGTCAGGCTGCTGCGTCAGTTTATTAGTCTTATTTTTTGCCTTGGGTGGGCACAGTGATATCCCGAAAGCCGATAAAATTTACTCCTATATTTTAACAGCCTCGACATTGATATCCTCTTGGCTGCTCTTACCCACGGGCTTTACCATGCACTATGCCCATCTCTATTACGGCAATAGTGAAAATGAAAAACCGTGGTTAATTTTCCCCGATAAAATCACCCAGCCGAGCTATTCGGATTTTATGTATTTCTCATTCACCATTGCTGTCGCCTCACAAACAGCAGATGTGGAAGTTGCCTCAACCCCTATGCGTCGCGCGGTATTGCTTCAATCCGTTATTTCGTTTGTCTTTAATATGGCAATTTTAGGGTTGTGCATTAATATCTCTGCCAGCTTCTTTTAA